The Thermodesulfovibrionia bacterium genomic interval CGACATCGACACCCTCGCGCCCCAGAAGACCACCGCATGATGGCGCTCGCCGCCTGGCTGTGGGACACGGCCTGTGCACCGTTTGCCGCATTCGCCTTCATGCGCCGCGCGCTGGTGGCCACGCTCGCGCTGTCGCTCAGCGCTGCGCCGCTGGGGGTGTTTTTAACGCTGCGGCGCATGAGCTTGCTGGGCGACGCGCTCAGCCACGCCGTGCTGCCAGGCGTGGCGA includes:
- a CDS encoding metal ABC transporter permease: MMALAAWLWDTACAPFAAFAFMRRALVATLALSLSAAPLGVFLTLRRMSLLGDALSHAVLPGVA